CCTCTATCCGCGATTCTTTCCCGAGCCGCCGAAAATAAGGGAAAGTGGATCTTGGAAGAAAGCGCGGGAAAAGTCTATGTTCTGCGAGCAGAAAGAGTGGAGAATATCTACCTGGCTCGTTTGGACAAACTGTTCAAAACGGAATTGGCCAAACAAAGAGACGTCGCAAAGGATTATTTACAGAATCCTAATTTAACGGAAGAAGATAAGAAGAATGCGAAATTCTATTCGGAACTTCGTGTGGAAGACATAGCCGGTCAGTACGCCGACTATTACAAAAATAAGTTCCTGGCCGAAGGCTGGAAAAAGAGCATAGACAAGGTAATGGAGGAATCCGGCTGGGAACCGGCTCAAATCTCGCAGGCGAGCATTCCTACTCTCGGACCCGAGACCGTACTGCTCTCCGACAAAAAGACGGGAGCATCGGTCAAATACAAAGAAGTATTAGAAAATTTTAAAGATTTTGCGGCCACGAGCGGAGCGGATCCGATCGCGGGGAAAGATGAAAAATCGATAGTGATCAATTTCTACTCCTCGCGCTATCTTCCTTTGAAAATCGGAGAACGCTCTGAAATGATCCGCGCAATTCGAGAATCTCAAGAGTTCAAAGAACTCTTTCCGATCCAAAAACGATTCCTGGTGCTTCCTCTTTTTATGAAGAAAGTCTTTCCTCCTAAAATCGAAGTGGGAGAAGCGGAAGTAAGAAGCACTTACGAAGCTGGTAAGATGTTCGCGTATTCCAAACCGAATCCGAATAACCAGAAGGAAAGAATTCCCGTTCCGTTTGCGGAGGTTCGGGAAAAGATCCACCAGGAATTGTTGGAATCCAAAAAACAAAGTCTTGCTCAGGAATTCATCGGAAAGTTAAAAACCGAATACCAATTAACCGTAGCTACGGAGCAACTGAAGCCCGGACGAATCTAATACGATTTGCTACAAAGATTCGAAAACGTTCCGAACCCCGGCTCTTTGCCGGGGTTTTTCATTTTGTGTTTCTTCTTCCGATCGAACCTAGGTCGACTTAGCTATTTCGTCTTACTTTCTTCCTAACCCTTGCGGTTTAATTCCAAACCTCCTTTCCGTATAGGAACGGGACCTCGGAGGGAACCTTTTAAAATCGATCGATTTCCTGCCATACCTAGGTCGTTTGTGCCAAGCTCCTTCTTTTTTATTGAGAATTTCTTAAAATTGGAAAAAAATTGTATCCTAAAGGTTCTAAGTTAGCGTACTGGAAATTTATTCTTGAGCCTAGATAGGACATGGATAAAACGGTAATAAAGAGGGGAAAAAGATGAATAACCACATCTACATGCTCCGCAAAAAACGGGGTATCAAACAATACGATATGGCAAGGGCTTTGGGAGTTTCCCCTAGCTACCTCTCCAAGATCGAAACGGGAAGCCAGGCACCCACTGAGAAATTCAGACAAGCTTGCGCAAAATATTTGAAAACCACACTTGAGAAATTATTCAACGAGAACCCGGTCGAAGACGTTTATCCCGAATTCAGCCAAGGTCTCACCAACAAACTCTGGGCAAAACGCAGAGAGTTGGGAATCAAACAATACGATATGGCAAAGAAATTAAAGGTTTCGACTCCCTTTCTTTCCAAAGTGGAATTAGGTTTACTAGAGCCTCCAGAGGAATTCAAAAACATGGCCTCTAAGGTCTTAAAAATGAAAAAGGAAGAACTATTTCTGCATAAAGTAGAATTCTGATATTTCCGAACGGGAGGCGTTTGCCTCCCGTAGAGAAATCCGTTTACGCTTTGTCCTTTCCCCTTTTGACAAAATCGAGCGGCAACCCCGGCCTTTTCACCGGGGTTTTTTATTTTAGAATCGAAAGCTCGGTCTAGTTTTTAAGCTTTCTTCACTTCTACCTTTCCCCCGTTGGAATCCACTCGTATTTTTTGGCCGGCTTCGAAATCCCCTTTTAGGATGTAGGAACTCAAGGCGTTTCCGACCTCTCTTTGGATCAATCTCTTGAGAGGTCTTGCACCGTATTCCGGATCGAAACCCGCATCCGCCACGTATTTTCGGAGCGCTGTCGTGTATTCCACCACAAGCCCGCTTTCCTTTGCTTTCTTGGCCATAAGGTCTAATTGCAATTCGGAGATTTTGGAAATCATCGACTGGTCCACGGATTTGAATAGGATCACTTCATCCAGACGGTTCAGGAACTCCGGTTTAAAATGCCGTTTCAGCCTTTCGTCCACCAATCTCTCTTTTTCCTCCGCGCTGTATTCGTAGGAAGACAGGATGTCCGAACCTAGATTGGAGGTGAGAATGATCACCGTATTCTTGAAATCCACGCTCCGGCCTTTGCTATCGGTCAACCTACCTTCGTCCAGAATTTGGAGGAATACGTTGAACACCTCCGGGTGAGCCTTTTCCACTTCGTCGAAGAGAATCACGGAATAGGGTCTTCTACGAACGGCTTCCGTC
The genomic region above belongs to Leptospira fletcheri and contains:
- a CDS encoding LIC12015 family putative lipoprotein, with the translated sequence MSKKIIVLSLFGILFADCKLDSDVLASFKGGTVTRKELRTHYFYSLKGRKIDETNASVENQNKILEELSLLKMAELYNKDHHLVSDQDMEKYLKYSEPQFAFSLFRKKFEDGIAKDGKVRMAFIRVLLVATPDASGKTPKQKGEELLSQLSKLSSKKETAKFVSEHTEEPQRKAVGGVLEPVCLDCGNDPLSAILSRAAENKGKWILEESAGKVYVLRAERVENIYLARLDKLFKTELAKQRDVAKDYLQNPNLTEEDKKNAKFYSELRVEDIAGQYADYYKNKFLAEGWKKSIDKVMEESGWEPAQISQASIPTLGPETVLLSDKKTGASVKYKEVLENFKDFAATSGADPIAGKDEKSIVINFYSSRYLPLKIGERSEMIRAIRESQEFKELFPIQKRFLVLPLFMKKVFPPKIEVGEAEVRSTYEAGKMFAYSKPNPNNQKERIPVPFAEVREKIHQELLESKKQSLAQEFIGKLKTEYQLTVATEQLKPGRI
- a CDS encoding helix-turn-helix transcriptional regulator translates to MLRKKRGIKQYDMARALGVSPSYLSKIETGSQAPTEKFRQACAKYLKTTLEKLFNENPVEDVYPEFSQGLTNKLWAKRRELGIKQYDMAKKLKVSTPFLSKVELGLLEPPEEFKNMASKVLKMKKEELFLHKVEF